In one Neobacillus sp. WH10 genomic region, the following are encoded:
- a CDS encoding phosphatase PAP2 family protein — translation MHTIYGFECRVLLQVNRHFYKKLLNLFFRTVTNFGGADITIEAAFHLILLSSGEAKLTAIASGLALAASHIPVHMIKQLFPRKRPYLMIVETKFPANPLQDHSFPSGHTTAIFSVVTPYVLFNPQLAFVLIPLGLWVGISRIYLGLHYPSDVLAGGMLGTITGIFCFCLLCL, via the coding sequence ATTCATACAATTTATGGTTTCGAATGCCGGGTATTGCTACAGGTAAACCGCCATTTTTATAAAAAACTGTTAAATCTATTTTTCCGGACGGTTACAAATTTTGGAGGAGCGGACATTACCATTGAGGCAGCATTTCACCTGATCCTGTTATCATCAGGTGAGGCCAAATTAACAGCAATCGCCAGTGGACTTGCGTTAGCAGCCAGCCATATTCCCGTCCATATGATTAAGCAGCTGTTTCCACGAAAAAGACCGTATTTGATGATCGTTGAAACGAAGTTCCCTGCTAACCCATTGCAAGATCATTCTTTCCCATCTGGTCATACAACGGCCATCTTTTCCGTTGTGACTCCGTATGTATTATTCAACCCGCAGCTGGCATTTGTTCTCATTCCTTTAGGGCTTTGGGTGGGAATATCGAGGATTTACTTAGGACTTCATTATCCCTCAGATGTTCTTGCAGGGGGAATGCTTGGGACCATTACTGGAATTTTCTGCTTTTGCTTATTATGTTTGTAA
- a CDS encoding glycosyltransferase family 1 protein: protein MRIAIFTDTFYPDINGVARTLKRLTNFLEDQNITFKIFAPDSTSKEYVSSHIHRFKSLSFFLYPECRLAFPNLLEIKSELQSFSPDLIHVATPFNIGLCGIYFSKKLNIPLVASYHTNFDDYLQYYNLPFLSKVHWKYMHWFHRTCKKIFVPSPATFQLLKQHGFTNLELWPRGVDCQLFHPHYDKSDAKRLYCPKGEYLLTFVGRLAPEKDLGTLLAVAKSLPSDIDQRIHWLIIGDGPLREELETQAPANMTFTGYLSGNRLAEAYAASDLFVFPSPTETFGNVVLESLASGTPVIGAKSGGVQNIIKDGVTGQLCNPGNVEEFSEAILQLLTNDRLREQMGSTGRKHALTQRWEQILQNLVSQYTHVIEDRDREEQKYA from the coding sequence ATGCGAATTGCTATTTTCACTGATACCTTTTATCCTGACATCAATGGGGTTGCCCGCACGCTTAAACGATTGACCAATTTTTTAGAAGATCAAAACATTACGTTTAAAATTTTTGCACCAGATTCTACTTCCAAGGAGTATGTTTCGAGTCATATCCACCGGTTTAAGAGTCTTTCTTTTTTCTTATATCCAGAATGCCGTTTGGCTTTTCCAAATCTCCTCGAGATCAAGTCAGAGTTGCAGAGCTTCTCACCAGATTTGATTCATGTTGCTACCCCGTTTAATATTGGCCTTTGTGGTATTTATTTTTCAAAAAAATTAAACATCCCACTCGTTGCATCGTATCACACCAATTTCGATGATTATCTGCAATACTATAACCTTCCATTTCTTTCAAAAGTACACTGGAAATACATGCACTGGTTCCATCGGACATGTAAAAAGATCTTCGTCCCCTCACCCGCAACATTCCAATTATTAAAACAGCATGGATTTACAAATCTTGAGCTTTGGCCAAGAGGTGTGGATTGTCAGCTGTTTCATCCTCATTATGATAAGTCAGATGCTAAAAGGCTTTACTGCCCGAAAGGAGAGTATCTGCTTACATTTGTTGGCAGATTAGCACCCGAGAAAGATCTAGGTACACTCCTAGCTGTTGCAAAATCATTACCCTCTGACATAGATCAAAGAATACATTGGTTAATCATTGGAGACGGTCCATTGCGTGAAGAACTGGAAACTCAAGCACCGGCTAATATGACCTTTACGGGATACTTAAGTGGAAATCGGTTAGCAGAAGCCTATGCTGCATCAGATTTATTTGTTTTCCCCTCACCCACGGAAACATTTGGAAATGTGGTACTTGAATCTCTTGCCAGCGGTACCCCTGTAATTGGGGCGAAATCAGGCGGTGTTCAGAATATTATTAAGGACGGGGTAACGGGACAATTGTGTAACCCAGGTAATGTTGAGGAATTTTCGGAGGCCATTCTTCAGTTGTTAACCAATGACCGCTTACGTGAACAAATGGGAAGCACTGGAAGAAAGCATGCCCTAACACAAAGATGGGAGCAAATCCTGCAAAACCTCGTTAGCCAATACACCCACGTAATCGAGGATCGCGATCGCGAAGAACAAAAATACGCTTAA
- a CDS encoding phosphatase PAP2 family protein, whose amino-acid sequence MMRWIHAFYGFECRVLLQVNRHFDKKLLNLFFRTVTHLGGADITIAATFLLILLSSGEPKLTAIASALALSASHIPVQIIKQLFPRKRPYLMIEKTKFPANPLQDHSFPSGHTTAIFSVVTPYVLFNPQLAFVLIPLGVCVGISRIYLGLHYPSDVLAGGILGTITGIVCFCLLCL is encoded by the coding sequence ATGATGAGATGGATCCATGCATTTTATGGCTTCGAATGCCGGGTGTTGCTACAGGTAAACCGCCATTTTGATAAGAAACTGTTAAATCTTTTTTTCCGTACAGTAACACATCTTGGAGGAGCTGACATTACCATTGCAGCCACTTTTCTCCTTATACTTTTATCATCAGGTGAGCCCAAACTGACAGCAATCGCCAGCGCTCTTGCGCTATCAGCCAGTCATATACCTGTCCAAATCATCAAGCAGCTGTTTCCACGAAAAAGACCTTATTTGATGATAGAAAAAACAAAGTTTCCTGCTAACCCATTACAAGATCATTCTTTCCCATCGGGCCATACAACAGCAATCTTTTCTGTTGTGACCCCTTATGTCTTATTCAACCCGCAATTGGCATTTGTTCTCATTCCTTTAGGGGTTTGTGTGGGAATATCCAGAATTTATTTAGGACTTCATTATCCTTCAGATGTCCTTGCAGGAGGAATCCTTGGTACCATTACTGGGATTGTATGCTTTTGTTTATTATGTCTGTAA
- a CDS encoding UDP-glucose/GDP-mannose dehydrogenase family protein — protein sequence MKVTVAGAGFVGLVASACLAELGHQVTCIDIQKEKINMLQCGRSPIYEPGLEELLEKNLCNKQLHFTTSPHQAYSGADIIFIAVGTPENHDGSADLKYIHVVSHTIAHYIEQDVIVCTKSTVPVGTNELIQQIIESRKPPNLQVEVVANPEFLRKGSAIHDFFHGDRIVIGTNHSEAAAFMEQFYLPLKIPIMKTDIRSAEMIKYAANAFLATKISFINEMANICKNVGACIEEVAYGIGQDKRIVHHFLKAGIGYGGSCFPKDTKALIQLSGDFKQRYELLEAVINVNNRQQSLPVLKAKEIIGSLQGKKIALLGLAFKADTDDIRESAAITIIKELLEAGAVVTAYDPIAIPNARRIIGNAIEYTEEIRQALLNADLALIATDWDQIKHLPLEVYLTHMKEPIVIDGRNCYPLQEIRQYPIIYRSIGRPDLPNTNDTFE from the coding sequence ATGAAGGTAACAGTTGCTGGAGCGGGATTTGTAGGATTAGTCGCTAGTGCTTGTTTAGCTGAATTAGGGCATCAGGTAACGTGCATTGACATTCAAAAAGAGAAAATTAACATGCTCCAATGCGGCCGTTCACCAATTTATGAGCCGGGATTAGAGGAACTTTTAGAAAAAAATCTGTGTAACAAGCAGCTGCATTTTACCACGTCTCCTCATCAGGCCTATTCAGGAGCTGATATTATTTTCATTGCAGTCGGGACACCCGAAAACCATGATGGTTCAGCAGACCTAAAATACATACATGTGGTTTCCCATACAATCGCTCACTACATCGAGCAGGATGTGATTGTTTGTACAAAAAGCACGGTTCCAGTAGGTACGAACGAGCTTATTCAACAAATTATTGAAAGCAGAAAACCTCCTAACCTCCAAGTAGAAGTGGTTGCAAATCCAGAATTTCTTCGCAAGGGTTCTGCGATTCATGATTTTTTCCATGGAGACCGAATTGTGATTGGCACCAATCATTCTGAAGCGGCAGCTTTTATGGAACAATTTTATCTGCCATTGAAAATTCCGATTATGAAAACGGACATCAGAAGTGCAGAAATGATTAAATACGCTGCCAATGCCTTTTTAGCAACAAAAATTAGTTTTATCAATGAAATGGCCAACATTTGCAAAAATGTCGGGGCCTGCATTGAAGAAGTAGCTTATGGAATTGGTCAAGATAAACGAATTGTCCATCACTTTCTCAAAGCAGGAATTGGATATGGAGGCTCTTGTTTTCCTAAGGATACAAAAGCACTTATTCAGCTTAGCGGGGATTTCAAGCAACGTTATGAATTGCTTGAAGCAGTCATTAACGTTAATAACCGTCAACAATCTCTGCCTGTTTTGAAAGCGAAAGAAATAATTGGTTCGTTACAAGGAAAAAAAATCGCCTTACTCGGATTAGCGTTTAAAGCAGATACAGATGATATTCGTGAGTCAGCTGCTATAACAATTATAAAAGAATTGCTCGAGGCAGGCGCCGTTGTCACTGCCTATGATCCTATTGCCATCCCAAATGCCAGAAGGATCATAGGGAACGCCATAGAGTATACCGAAGAAATTCGGCAGGCACTCCTAAATGCAGACCTTGCTCTCATCGCCACAGACTGGGACCAAATCAAGCATCTCCCATTGGAGGTATATCTAACCCATATGAAGGAACCGATTGTGATTGATGGGCGAAATTGTTATCCACTTCAAGAAATTAGGCAGTATCCGATTATTTATCGATCAATAGGAAGACCTGACCTTCCGAACACAAATGATACGTTTGAATGA
- a CDS encoding VOC family protein, with amino-acid sequence MENFHQKPSIYVGEVNIKVKNLDNAVTFYQNIIGFQVLERAESKAVLTTDGKTPLLTLEQPDDVIPKAGNMSGLYHFAILLPSRADLSVFLRHLIQTGYPLGAADHYVSEALYLNDPDGNGIEVYRDRPSSEWTWKNNLVEMATEQLDSEGILAESDAEWKGLPFGTVMGHIHLHVGDLQKAEEFYTKGLGFDVVSYYPQAAFLSTGGYHHHIAINTWQGVGAPTLPKNSVGLNWYTLVFPSEVARENVIKQLQQVGAPVKKEADYYVTSDPSGNQIRLVV; translated from the coding sequence ATGGAGAATTTTCATCAAAAACCAAGTATATATGTCGGAGAGGTTAATATTAAAGTTAAAAACCTAGATAATGCAGTAACCTTTTATCAAAATATCATAGGTTTTCAAGTATTAGAGAGAGCAGAAAGTAAAGCGGTCTTAACCACAGACGGGAAAACACCGCTATTAACGCTTGAACAGCCTGATGATGTCATTCCGAAGGCAGGAAATATGTCAGGTCTGTACCATTTCGCGATTTTGCTGCCATCACGAGCTGATTTATCTGTCTTTTTACGGCACTTGATTCAGACTGGTTATCCACTAGGGGCAGCGGACCATTATGTGAGCGAGGCGTTGTACCTTAATGATCCGGACGGCAATGGAATCGAAGTCTACCGAGATCGCCCTTCTTCGGAGTGGACTTGGAAAAACAATTTAGTTGAAATGGCAACCGAACAGCTGGATTCAGAAGGAATTCTTGCAGAAAGTGATGCGGAATGGAAGGGCCTTCCTTTTGGAACAGTCATGGGTCATATTCATCTTCACGTAGGTGATCTTCAAAAAGCAGAGGAATTTTACACAAAAGGGCTTGGTTTTGACGTTGTCAGTTACTATCCACAAGCGGCATTTTTGTCCACAGGAGGTTATCATCATCACATTGCCATCAACACATGGCAGGGAGTGGGTGCACCTACACTGCCAAAAAATAGTGTCGGTTTAAATTGGTACACACTTGTCTTTCCTAGTGAAGTAGCAAGAGAGAACGTGATTAAACAACTGCAGCAAGTTGGCGCCCCGGTAAAGAAAGAAGCAGATTATTATGTAACAAGTGATCCATCAGGAAATCAAATCCGATTAGTGGTTTAA
- a CDS encoding YheC/YheD family protein, with amino-acid sequence MMRVSYGKWTKHKLMSQDDLLIGYLPDTVYFTEETLWGMLEKHGKVMLKPCFGYQGLGVIQLSALENDHIELHKEYKKIILNGKEETYSYLKENHFSRKRPRYIVQQKIPLATINNNPFDLRVMVQRKRNSLEWVITGKLAKLAANNYVITNAAKAILSLEEAVQRSTLNNEQTNNIVTELDQVSLIVAEQLAKSYPNIRAYGIDLGIDQEGKIWIIEANLSPSIFMFKLLKDGSYETIRCYQKG; translated from the coding sequence ATGATGAGAGTTTCTTATGGCAAATGGACTAAACATAAATTAATGTCTCAGGATGATCTGCTTATTGGATATCTTCCTGATACCGTATACTTTACGGAAGAGACATTATGGGGAATGCTGGAGAAACATGGAAAGGTGATGTTAAAGCCATGCTTTGGTTATCAAGGACTTGGAGTGATCCAACTATCAGCTTTAGAAAATGATCACATTGAACTTCATAAAGAATACAAAAAAATTATTTTAAATGGAAAAGAGGAGACCTATTCCTATCTAAAAGAAAACCACTTTTCAAGGAAAAGACCTCGCTATATCGTACAGCAAAAAATTCCCCTTGCCACCATAAATAATAATCCTTTTGATTTGCGTGTAATGGTACAACGAAAAAGAAATTCTTTAGAATGGGTCATAACCGGGAAATTGGCAAAGCTTGCGGCCAATAATTATGTTATAACAAATGCGGCAAAGGCGATATTATCCCTGGAAGAGGCCGTGCAAAGATCAACACTAAATAATGAGCAAACTAACAATATAGTAACGGAGTTAGACCAGGTTTCCCTGATAGTTGCTGAACAATTAGCAAAATCTTATCCCAATATTCGTGCTTACGGCATTGATTTGGGGATTGATCAGGAAGGGAAGATTTGGATTATCGAAGCAAACTTATCACCTTCTATTTTCATGTTTAAACTACTAAAGGATGGCTCCTACGAAACAATTAGATGTTACCAAAAAGGATAA
- a CDS encoding YheC/YheD family protein, whose translation METIGVLLSIREWNQLRRKKNKQDGIWHLFSKKGEEINLKIVYFTLHQTSLQLLKTEAIEIEKNSGIKKSKVDIPSIIYNPTKFYQKKYIKMLRDLSNHPKFQVINEHHIIKKKNLFELLRAQPDFDKHLNKGKENDQNNAPLTFYVLGQKSSNMEWKIPIIYVKDSSGKKFTIEEAVPLLEHQPQNHKDIKEFLNVHSQKLLKIIHFYYPGVYEIGILYSINNNGHIDISSTCSFNIIMKDLYTWNNQLCQKIFESSLKVAKEMFQQNAIPDGTNKKNQPKTSLSRNESSSGSVKEKKKIKNLNKDDLRVWIKLIPFEAEEMTIKLPGGLIHSSISELNVLQFGIKEQPCKIDIEGGVLLKYNTYYAPIEILISTSLLAKLHIPQDMVYQLKVSTDKVIIGPTIGLLLGEKNQIYNPAYMEKFSDRLGIYENFGGLVIAFSSRSVDWEEKIAYGMIYNPTKKNWEYGTAPIPDAIYRRNFHQKPGWIKQLIELTDEKLFNSYHYKKSDLLLLQNDKKINKHLPDTHLFKNMNELIEFVNKKKKVILKPVSLSRGRGIFFIEKGLGERKGYVLHDHRKGFRLQHHIPDAKGLKEMLKDLNVLHDKYLYQTYIPLLKINNRPFDVRVVMQKYDKEHWICTGIECRVAGENEVLTNIARGGEAMTLEEVVSQAGNHLTFEKVERNVLKVCKKFCDLMDKKDEHYAEFGLDIGLDKEGYPWIIEANIFPSFKGFKAMDYNRYLKIRYQPLIYAVHLQGFAVTETGEGTIDEIFHPNNSLD comes from the coding sequence ATGGAAACCATAGGGGTTTTACTTTCCATTAGGGAATGGAATCAATTAAGACGAAAAAAAAATAAACAAGACGGAATTTGGCATCTGTTTTCCAAAAAAGGGGAAGAGATCAACCTGAAAATTGTTTATTTCACGCTTCATCAGACTTCGTTACAGCTATTAAAAACGGAAGCAATTGAAATCGAAAAAAATTCGGGTATAAAAAAGTCTAAAGTAGATATTCCATCGATTATTTATAATCCAACAAAGTTTTACCAAAAAAAGTATATTAAAATGTTAAGAGATCTGTCAAACCATCCTAAATTTCAGGTTATCAATGAGCACCATATCATTAAGAAAAAAAACTTATTTGAATTACTTCGTGCACAACCTGATTTCGACAAGCATCTTAATAAAGGAAAAGAAAATGACCAAAATAATGCTCCTTTGACCTTTTATGTATTGGGACAAAAAAGTTCGAATATGGAATGGAAAATTCCAATTATTTATGTAAAAGACTCAAGTGGGAAAAAATTCACCATCGAGGAAGCCGTTCCATTATTAGAACATCAACCTCAAAATCATAAGGATATAAAGGAATTCCTGAATGTGCATAGTCAAAAGCTGTTGAAAATCATTCATTTTTATTATCCAGGGGTCTATGAAATTGGAATACTGTATTCAATAAATAACAACGGCCATATTGATATCAGTTCTACTTGTTCCTTCAATATTATTATGAAAGACCTTTATACTTGGAATAATCAACTTTGTCAGAAAATCTTCGAAAGCTCATTAAAGGTCGCAAAGGAAATGTTTCAACAAAATGCTATTCCAGATGGAACGAACAAAAAAAATCAGCCAAAAACTTCATTAAGTAGAAACGAAAGTTCCTCAGGTTCAGTTAAAGAAAAGAAAAAAATAAAGAATTTAAATAAAGATGATTTGCGCGTTTGGATAAAACTTATACCCTTTGAGGCTGAAGAGATGACAATTAAATTGCCTGGCGGGTTAATACACTCTTCAATCAGCGAGCTTAACGTACTCCAATTTGGCATCAAAGAACAGCCATGTAAGATAGATATAGAGGGGGGTGTTCTGTTAAAATACAACACTTATTATGCCCCTATTGAAATATTAATCTCTACTTCCCTGTTAGCAAAGTTGCACATACCACAAGACATGGTTTATCAACTAAAGGTTTCCACAGACAAAGTTATTATCGGACCAACTATTGGTTTACTATTAGGAGAAAAAAATCAGATTTATAATCCTGCATATATGGAAAAGTTCTCAGATCGACTAGGGATATATGAAAATTTCGGCGGTTTAGTGATTGCCTTTTCCTCTCGTTCCGTTGATTGGGAGGAAAAAATAGCATACGGAATGATTTATAATCCCACAAAAAAAAATTGGGAATATGGAACTGCGCCAATACCTGATGCAATATATCGTCGAAATTTTCATCAGAAACCGGGGTGGATAAAACAATTAATCGAACTAACAGATGAAAAGCTATTCAACTCTTATCACTATAAAAAGTCAGATCTTTTACTGCTGCAAAATGATAAGAAAATAAATAAACATTTGCCGGATACTCATCTTTTTAAGAATATGAATGAATTAATTGAATTTGTAAATAAAAAGAAAAAAGTTATTCTAAAGCCTGTAAGTCTATCCCGCGGACGTGGCATTTTTTTCATTGAAAAGGGTTTAGGGGAACGTAAAGGTTATGTACTTCATGACCATAGAAAGGGATTTCGACTCCAGCACCACATTCCTGATGCAAAGGGTTTAAAGGAAATGCTAAAGGATTTAAATGTTTTACACGACAAGTATTTGTATCAAACCTATATTCCACTTTTAAAGATTAATAATCGCCCGTTCGATGTTAGGGTAGTGATGCAAAAATATGATAAGGAGCACTGGATTTGTACGGGTATTGAATGCAGGGTCGCTGGTGAAAACGAGGTCTTAACGAATATTGCTAGAGGTGGAGAGGCAATGACCTTGGAAGAAGTGGTCTCGCAAGCAGGTAATCATCTAACCTTTGAAAAGGTTGAAAGAAATGTTTTAAAAGTATGTAAAAAATTTTGCGATCTAATGGATAAAAAAGATGAACATTATGCTGAGTTCGGATTAGATATTGGTCTAGATAAAGAGGGCTATCCGTGGATTATTGAGGCAAACATTTTTCCCAGCTTTAAAGGCTTTAAAGCAATGGACTATAATAGGTATTTAAAGATCCGCTATCAGCCTCTTATTTATGCTGTCCACTTACAAGGATTTGCCGTAACGGAAACAGGGGAGGGGACTATAGATGAAATTTTTCATCCAAACAATTCCCTCGACTAG
- a CDS encoding YheC/YheD family protein, with translation MKFFIQTIPSTSSTISIPFTELDKLSLQGKQTITISIGVIQKNAVLSHHNDNDRCIYISSDLLEAMSLPEFIEYEIKIQDDILFIGPILGMLVRGKIAEMNLPRIKIYKNYLIDYQHVNGLIVLFTSDGINYKKKLVNGYAYNPINKEWVEGIFPFPSAVFLRKSIKESSRKKLQKLIGNNFFNSHIFNKWEMWEWFSKSEQLKQNLPETVLAENMEEVKKLMAVYQKTFIKPRAGMQGTGIFQLSMVGKEYTLSYRVKDKNFKTILDNWEAVQLYLQSELNLQNYIVQQKIPLLRNNNRVMDNRVIVVKDQNGAWSVSGMVTKFGDIDSIVSNISSGGSAEKGWQALVEMYQGDSKQAFKKYMEIEKLAITCCEVLESKGLHLGYIGIDIGIDENHHLWVIEINNRNPDMTIALDANDFQLYYKTKSAPFHYAKWLAGFGGEKRDAL, from the coding sequence ATGAAATTTTTCATCCAAACAATTCCCTCGACTAGCTCGACTATTTCAATTCCTTTTACTGAATTAGACAAATTGTCATTGCAGGGAAAGCAGACTATTACGATAAGTATTGGGGTTATTCAGAAAAACGCTGTTCTTTCACACCATAATGACAATGATCGATGTATCTATATTTCTTCTGATTTATTAGAAGCTATGTCACTTCCGGAATTTATTGAATATGAAATAAAAATCCAAGATGACATCTTGTTTATTGGGCCAATTTTGGGTATGTTGGTTCGCGGTAAAATCGCTGAAATGAATTTACCTAGAATTAAGATTTACAAGAATTATTTAATTGATTACCAACACGTCAATGGCCTTATTGTTCTCTTTACTTCCGATGGAATAAATTATAAGAAAAAGTTGGTTAATGGTTATGCGTATAATCCAATCAATAAGGAGTGGGTAGAAGGGATATTCCCTTTTCCTTCAGCAGTTTTTCTCAGAAAATCCATTAAAGAATCGTCACGAAAAAAATTACAAAAATTAATTGGAAATAACTTTTTTAATTCACATATTTTTAATAAATGGGAAATGTGGGAATGGTTTTCTAAAAGTGAACAATTAAAGCAAAACCTGCCCGAAACCGTTTTGGCAGAAAATATGGAAGAAGTTAAAAAGTTAATGGCTGTTTATCAGAAAACTTTTATTAAGCCTAGGGCTGGTATGCAAGGGACAGGAATCTTTCAGCTTTCAATGGTTGGTAAGGAGTATACACTAAGCTATCGTGTTAAGGACAAAAATTTTAAGACAATATTGGATAACTGGGAAGCGGTTCAACTATATTTGCAATCAGAATTAAACTTACAGAATTATATTGTTCAACAGAAAATCCCTTTACTCCGAAATAATAACCGCGTTATGGATAATCGGGTCATTGTTGTAAAAGATCAAAATGGAGCGTGGTCTGTTTCAGGTATGGTAACAAAGTTTGGGGATATAGATAGTATAGTCAGCAATATATCAAGCGGCGGTTCAGCCGAAAAAGGCTGGCAGGCTCTCGTGGAAATGTATCAGGGTGATTCTAAGCAGGCCTTTAAAAAATATATGGAAATAGAGAAGTTAGCCATTACATGTTGTGAGGTATTGGAAAGTAAAGGGCTGCACCTAGGCTATATCGGTATAGACATTGGGATTGATGAAAACCATCATCTTTGGGTGATTGAAATTAACAATCGTAACCCGGATATGACGATAGCCTTGGACGCTAATGATTTTCAGCTATACTATAAAACTAAATCAGCTCCATTCCATTATGCTAAATGGTTAGCTGGCTTTGGGGGTGAAAAAAGGGATGCTTTATGA
- a CDS encoding YheC/YheD family protein, whose translation MLYEVNAEALSSNSLFLPESTAKSFGIENKQTVTLSFGKRKIPVTVNKVHSTNDSRIFVSKNVRSELLIDTNVKYEMAYSNNELILGPIIGLLLGKSDVRLQKYLQNYLIYTMLYEQINGVLFVFCEQQIDFANEKITGYVFDPSTPDNWRKAELPFPRAVFRRVELSKKTLTGLQEKIGAGFFNAQYFDKWQFWNWMSPYEELGKHLAETTNKVTLTNVNTFIEKYNGVYLKPKNGSRGQGIYYISKKENQYLILENYQDNIQQLSSEQMTKFLSKHSFFLLQQPIHLHTFEDRKVDYRVILQKDGTGHWQCTGIIARFGNTNAISSNFKANGFAMEGTLALMTQFGYDELTAFKKNQEIISICTKMACTIDDIAGAYADLGIDIGIDKDGKVWVIEMNKRPDHDFPLFINDRKMYYSVKSNPVLYAKYIAMGN comes from the coding sequence ATGCTTTATGAAGTAAATGCTGAAGCTTTATCCAGCAATTCACTATTCTTACCTGAGTCAACTGCCAAATCTTTTGGAATTGAAAACAAGCAAACTGTTACATTATCTTTTGGAAAGAGAAAAATACCTGTAACGGTAAACAAAGTACATTCAACTAACGATAGCAGGATTTTCGTTAGTAAGAATGTAAGATCTGAGCTCTTAATTGATACCAATGTAAAATACGAAATGGCTTATTCAAACAATGAATTAATACTTGGACCGATCATTGGATTGTTATTGGGGAAATCTGACGTCAGATTGCAAAAATATTTGCAGAATTATTTAATTTATACGATGTTATACGAACAAATAAATGGAGTTTTATTTGTTTTTTGCGAACAACAAATCGATTTTGCCAACGAAAAAATTACCGGTTATGTGTTTGATCCTTCTACACCTGATAACTGGAGAAAAGCAGAATTGCCTTTTCCTAGGGCAGTTTTTAGAAGGGTTGAACTATCGAAAAAAACGCTAACCGGCCTTCAGGAAAAAATAGGGGCAGGCTTTTTTAACGCTCAATATTTTGATAAATGGCAGTTTTGGAATTGGATGTCGCCTTATGAGGAACTAGGGAAGCATCTTGCTGAAACGACAAATAAAGTGACATTAACCAACGTTAATACATTCATTGAAAAATATAACGGTGTCTATTTAAAACCTAAAAACGGCTCAAGGGGCCAAGGGATCTATTATATATCAAAGAAGGAAAATCAATATCTCATTCTGGAAAATTATCAAGACAATATTCAACAATTATCAAGTGAACAAATGACTAAATTTCTTTCAAAGCACTCGTTTTTTTTGTTGCAGCAGCCGATCCATCTTCATACCTTTGAGGATCGAAAAGTTGATTATAGGGTCATCTTACAAAAAGATGGAACAGGTCATTGGCAATGTACAGGAATTATCGCGAGATTTGGAAATACTAATGCCATTTCTTCCAATTTTAAAGCAAATGGCTTTGCTATGGAGGGAACGTTGGCATTAATGACCCAATTTGGCTATGACGAATTAACAGCGTTTAAGAAAAATCAAGAAATTATCTCCATTTGTACAAAAATGGCTTGTACGATAGACGATATTGCAGGTGCTTACGCTGATTTAGGGATAGATATTGGTATTGATAAAGATGGTAAGGTTTGGGTCATTGAAATGAATAAGAGGCCGGATCACGACTTTCCGTTATTTATAAATGATCGTAAAATGTATTATTCCGTTAAATCGAATCCGGTTTTGTATGCAAAGTATATTGCGATGGGCAATTAA